A window of the Egibacter rhizosphaerae genome harbors these coding sequences:
- the ltrA gene encoding group II intron reverse transcriptase/maturase produces the protein MSKLKSQGKPFAISKWDVWEAFKRVKKNGGGPGVDGQTIEAFEADLQDNLYKVWNRMSSGSYFPPPVKAVEIPKQHGGGTRTLGVPTVADRVAQTVVAMHLESRVEPVFHPDSYGYRQGKAALDAVAVCRKRCWEHDWVIDLDVASFFDSVRHDLIVKAVEAHTDAPWVLLYLKRWLQAPMRQPDGFLLQRDQGTPQGSAVSPVLANLFLHYAFDAWMQRTYPRVPFERYADDAVVHCVSERQARHVLAAIAERMEQVGLRLHPAKTKIVYCKDANRPLDYEHTSFTFLGFTFRPRGARRKDGRIFLGFAPAISKDALNKISGQVRRWRLHRRTNLTLVELARAINPIVRGWMNYYGAFYRSAMYPLLARINAYLVRWLRRKHKRLRGVHPAHRAFTGATKREPRLFEHWRWVPSVW, from the coding sequence GTGAGCAAACTGAAATCACAAGGCAAGCCGTTTGCGATCTCGAAGTGGGACGTCTGGGAGGCGTTCAAGAGGGTCAAGAAGAACGGCGGCGGGCCAGGGGTCGATGGGCAGACCATCGAGGCGTTCGAGGCCGACCTGCAGGACAACCTGTACAAGGTCTGGAACCGGATGTCGTCGGGGAGTTACTTCCCGCCTCCGGTCAAAGCGGTGGAGATCCCCAAACAGCACGGCGGCGGCACCAGGACCCTCGGGGTCCCGACCGTCGCCGATCGCGTCGCCCAAACCGTGGTGGCCATGCATCTGGAGTCGCGGGTGGAGCCGGTGTTCCACCCCGACTCGTATGGCTACCGGCAGGGTAAGGCGGCGTTGGACGCGGTGGCGGTCTGCCGCAAGCGTTGTTGGGAGCACGACTGGGTCATTGACCTTGACGTGGCTAGCTTTTTCGACAGCGTCCGGCATGACCTCATCGTCAAGGCTGTGGAGGCCCACACCGACGCCCCGTGGGTGCTGCTGTACCTCAAGCGGTGGCTGCAAGCGCCGATGCGGCAGCCCGACGGGTTTTTGCTGCAGCGAGACCAAGGGACTCCCCAAGGGTCAGCGGTCTCGCCCGTGTTGGCCAACTTGTTCCTGCACTATGCGTTCGACGCCTGGATGCAGCGGACCTACCCGCGTGTCCCGTTCGAACGCTACGCCGACGACGCGGTGGTGCACTGCGTCAGCGAACGCCAGGCCCGCCACGTGCTGGCCGCGATCGCCGAGCGTATGGAACAGGTTGGGCTGCGATTGCACCCGGCCAAAACGAAGATCGTGTACTGCAAGGACGCGAACCGGCCGCTCGACTACGAGCACACCAGTTTCACGTTCCTGGGGTTCACGTTCCGGCCGCGCGGCGCGCGGCGCAAAGACGGCAGGATCTTCCTGGGGTTTGCGCCCGCGATCAGCAAAGACGCCCTCAACAAAATCAGCGGTCAAGTCCGCCGATGGCGGCTGCACCGCCGAACCAACCTGACCCTTGTCGAACTGGCCCGAGCGATCAACCCGATCGTCCGCGGCTGGATGAATTACTACGGAGCGTTCTACCGCTCCGCGATGTATCCCCTCCTCGCGCGCATCAACGCCTACTTGGTGCGCTGGCTCCGCCGCAAGCACAAACGGCTCCGAGGGGTCCACCCAGCCCATCGTGCGTTCACCGGAGCAACCAAACGGGAGCCCCGGCTGTTCGAGCACTGGCG